Proteins encoded together in one Quercus lobata isolate SW786 chromosome 3, ValleyOak3.0 Primary Assembly, whole genome shotgun sequence window:
- the LOC115982066 gene encoding pentatricopeptide repeat-containing protein At5g13270, chloroplastic, translating into MSSINAQSFLLPPHPSPVVAQDKFSETTIKSANFSQIPRWVSLKCSPPSVKTHQIQQSQVENVHLISLSKQGKLKQVHEFLILMDEAGVSVSPHSYKSIFETCAKLGSLSDGRLIHDRLRRTVKDPIGFLENCVLRMYCDCGSLVDAQNAFDEMLDRNLVTWDIIVSAYAEQGVLDKAIGLFSVSRIKPSHSIYIGMLRSLTGFSLLELGKQLHSHVIRNGLASNVSVDTAIANMYVKCGWLEGAELVFNQMTEKNAVVWTGLMVGYTQAGKLEAALELFTKMVKEGVQMDEFVFSIILKVCGGVKDLNMGRQIHGCSVKLGLDSDVSVGTPLVDFYVKCGSFESAHLAFERISEPNDVSWSCVISGYCQIGEFEESVKIFKLLKSKGVVLNSFIYTSIFQACAALADLNLGAQVHADAIKTGLVAYLYGESAMISMYSRCGRSDYAYQVFESLENPDTVAWTAIICGYAYHGNAIEALSLFNRMQDCGVRPNAVTFIGVLTACSHSGLVTEGKKYLESMRGEYGVEPTVDHYDCMVDIYSRAGLLQEALELIKYMPFEPDAMSWKSLLGGCWTHRNLELGKIAAENLLQLDPDDTATYIVMFNLYASHGKWEEAAHFRWMMAERNLRKDISYSWITVKGKIHRFVAGDRHHPQTEQIYSKLEEFTSSSYNAENAFLTEEDVSCGSPERKEQLSDHSERLAIAFGLISTSRNTQIIVFKNLRACKDCHDFAKRVSMVTGREIVVRDTNRFHHFKLGKCSCNDYW; encoded by the coding sequence ATGTCTTCAATTAATGCCCAGAGCTTTTTGCTGCCTCCCCATCCTTCTCCAGTTGTAGCTCAAGACAAATTCTCAGAGACAACAATCAAATCTGCAAATTTCTCTCAAATCCCTCGATGGGTCTCTCTCAAATGCAGTCCTCCTTCGGTGAAAACCCACCAAATCCAACAAAGCCAAGTTGAAAATGTACACCTGATTTCTTTGTCGAAACAAGGGAAGCTTAAACAAGTTCATGAATTTCTTATTCTCATGGACGAGGCCGGTGTTTCCGTTAGTCCCCACTCGTATAAAAGCATATTTGAAACATGTGCCAAGTTGGGATCTTTGTCTGATGGAAGATTGATTCACGACCGGTTGCGAAGAACAGTGAAGGACCCAATTGGCTTTCTTGAGAATTGTGTTCTTCGAATGTATTGTGATTGTGGGAGTCTCGTGGATGCACAGAATGCGTTTGATGAAATGCTTGATAGAAATTTGGTCACGTGGGATATAATTGTATCTGCTTATGCTGAGCAGGGTGTTCTAGACAAAGCTATTGGGTTGTTCTCTGtgtcaagaattaaaccaagcCATTCTATATATATTGGCATGTTAAGGTCCTTGACAGGTTTTTCTCTTTTAGAGCTTGGCAAACAGCTACATTCTCATGTGATAAGAAATGGGTTGGCTTCGAATGTTTCGGTTGACACAGCAATTGCCAACATGTATGTTAAGTGTGGGTGGTTAGAGGGTGCTGAGCTTGTTTTTAATCAGATGACTGAAAAAAATGCAGTGGTTTGGACTGGGTTGATGGTGGGTTATACTCAAGCTGGGAAGCTAGAAGCTGCTCTTGAATTGTTTACTAAGATGGTGAAGGAAGGTGTTCAAATGGACGAGTTTGTGTTCTCAATAATTCTCAAGGTGTGTGGTGGTGTGAAGGACTTGAACATGGGAAGGCAAATTCATGGTTGTAGTGTTAAGCTTGGATTGGATTCTGATGTTTCAGTAGGAACACCTCTTGTGGACTTTTATGTCAAATGTGGGAGTTTTGAATCTGCTCACCTTGCATTTGAGAGGATAAGTGAACCGAATGATGTTTCATGGAGTTGTGTTATTTCTGGTTATTGCCAAATTGGTGAATTTGAAGAGTCtgttaagatttttaaattactaaagAGCAAAGGTGTGGTTTTAAATTCCTTCATATATACTAGCATTTTCCAAGCCTGTGCTGCACTTGCAGATTTAAATTTGGGTGCTCAAGTTCATGCTGATGCAATAAAAACAGGGTTAGTTGCCTATCTATATGGAGAGAGCGCTATGATTTCGATGTATTCAAGATGTGGGAGATCAGACTATGCCTATCAAGTCTTTGAATCGCTAGAAAATCCTGATACTGTGGCCTGGACTGCTATAATTTGTGGTTATGCTTATCATGGAAATGCCATTGAAGCTTTAAGCCTTTTCAATAGAATGCAGGACTGTGGTGTAAGGCCAAACGCAGTTACATTTATAGGAGTTTTAACCGCTTGTAGTCATTCGGGATTGGTCACAGAGGGCAAGAAATACTTGGAATCAATGAGGGGTGAGTACGGTGTGGAGCCAACTGTCGACCATTATGACTGTATGGTCGATATATACTCTCGTGCTGGGCTACTACAGGAGGCGCTTGAATTGATAAAGTATATGCCTTTTGAACCCGATGCAATGAGTTGGAAAAGCTTATTGGGTGGGTGTTGGACCCATCGGAATCTTGAGCTTGGAAAGATTGCAGCAGAAAATCTCCTTCAGCTGGACCCAGATGATACTGCCACCTATATTGTAATGTTTAACTTGTATGCTTCGCATGGGAAATGGGAAGAAGCAGCTCATTTTAGATGGATGATGGCTGAAAGGAACTTGAGAAAGGACATTAGTTACAGTTGGATTACTGTCAAGGGTAAAATCCACCGCTTTGTAGCAGGTGATAGACACCATCCACAAACAGAACAGATATACTCAAAATTAGAGGAGTTCACTTCATCTTCGTATAATGCTGAAAATGCCTTTCTAACTGAAGAGGATGTTTCGTGTGGATCGCCTGAACGAAAAGAACAACTGTCTGACCATAGTGAGAGACTTGCTATAGCATTTGGGCTCATATCCACATCAAGAAATACCCAGATTATAGTTTTCAAGAACCTCCGGGCGTGCAAAGACTGCCATGATTTTGCAAAGCGAGTGTCCATGGTAACAGGACGTGAAATTGTTGTTAGAGATACCAATAGATTCCATCACTTCAAGTTAGGCAAGTGTTCTTGCAATGATTATTGGTGA
- the LOC115982068 gene encoding protein NEOXANTHIN-DEFICIENT 1 isoform X1 yields MEVGETKCSSGYSKPPWIFRGSALYQLHLVKAETARACIPKEFRLVEAFGYTLGGFFLASYDDSPAGIFDELVVIAGLVWNPPTSCAWAAKVLVNSNVACDHGRKEVGLPSQVARFSKRITAITSPPKSKDIGFLSMVGMGAAFCSPREHMNVQVTEINIPDTKDICNINLTCVDYKKWKGPAIKMSLPSYSGRTEYNPNLLKYSCQIECRVRAVQPAKVSGPTLILNNNRERPSEHGSCNSVDSTTGDHRDNGENLCLSVMLSKPILALEFSCLKMQVEAPTVVSPVSRNS; encoded by the exons ATGGAAGTTGGAGAAACAAAATGTTCCTCAGGCTACAGCAAGCCCCCTTGGATATTTAGAGGCAG TGCCTTATACCAGCTCCATCTTGTCAAAGCAGAAACTGCTCGAGCATGCATCCCAAAAGAGTTCAGATTAGTCGAAGCTTTTGG GTATACTCTTGGTGGCTTCTTTCTTGCCAGTTATGATGACAGTCCAGCTGGAATTTTTGATGAG CTCGTGGTGATTGCAGGGCTTGTATGGAACCCACCAACATCCTGCGC ATGGGCAGCTAAGGTGCTTGTGAACAGCAATGTGGCTTGCGATCATGGAAGAAAG GAAGTAGGGCTTCCAAGTCAGGTTGCTAGGTTTTCAAAG AGAATCACAGCAATTACAAGTCCACCCAAGAGTAAAGACATTGGATTTCTAAGCATGGTTGGTATGGGTGCTGCTTTCTGTAGTCCAAGGGAGCATATGAATGTTCAAGTGACTGAAATCAATATTCCTGATACAAAAGATATCTGTAACATCAACCTTACCTGTGTTG ATTACAAAAAGTGGAAGGGGCCAGCCATCAAAATGTCTCTTCCAAGTTATAG TGGCCGTACAGAGTATAATCCCAACCTTCTTAAGTATTCTTGCCAGATTGAGTGCAG GGTGCGAGCAGTGCAGCCCGCAAAAGTATCTGGCCCAACTCTTATACTGAATAACAATAGAGAACGTCCTTCAGAACATGGTAGTTGCAATAGTGTAGACTCAACAACTGGGGATCATAGAGATAATGGAGAAAACCTGTGTCTATCTGTGATGTTGTCAAAACCTATATTGGCTTTGGAGTTCAGTTGTTTGAAAATGCAGGTAGAAGCTCCGACTGTGGTTTCCCCCGTCTCTAGAAATTCTTAG
- the LOC115982068 gene encoding protein NEOXANTHIN-DEFICIENT 1 isoform X2 produces MHPKRVQISRSFWLVVIAGLVWNPPTSCAWAAKVLVNSNVACDHGRKEVGLPSQVARFSKRITAITSPPKSKDIGFLSMVGMGAAFCSPREHMNVQVTEINIPDTKDICNINLTCVDYKKWKGPAIKMSLPSYSGRTEYNPNLLKYSCQIECRVRAVQPAKVSGPTLILNNNRERPSEHGSCNSVDSTTGDHRDNGENLCLSVMLSKPILALEFSCLKMQVEAPTVVSPVSRNS; encoded by the exons ATGCATCCCAAAAGAGTTCAGATTAGTCGAAGCTTTTGG CTCGTGGTGATTGCAGGGCTTGTATGGAACCCACCAACATCCTGCGC ATGGGCAGCTAAGGTGCTTGTGAACAGCAATGTGGCTTGCGATCATGGAAGAAAG GAAGTAGGGCTTCCAAGTCAGGTTGCTAGGTTTTCAAAG AGAATCACAGCAATTACAAGTCCACCCAAGAGTAAAGACATTGGATTTCTAAGCATGGTTGGTATGGGTGCTGCTTTCTGTAGTCCAAGGGAGCATATGAATGTTCAAGTGACTGAAATCAATATTCCTGATACAAAAGATATCTGTAACATCAACCTTACCTGTGTTG ATTACAAAAAGTGGAAGGGGCCAGCCATCAAAATGTCTCTTCCAAGTTATAG TGGCCGTACAGAGTATAATCCCAACCTTCTTAAGTATTCTTGCCAGATTGAGTGCAG GGTGCGAGCAGTGCAGCCCGCAAAAGTATCTGGCCCAACTCTTATACTGAATAACAATAGAGAACGTCCTTCAGAACATGGTAGTTGCAATAGTGTAGACTCAACAACTGGGGATCATAGAGATAATGGAGAAAACCTGTGTCTATCTGTGATGTTGTCAAAACCTATATTGGCTTTGGAGTTCAGTTGTTTGAAAATGCAGGTAGAAGCTCCGACTGTGGTTTCCCCCGTCTCTAGAAATTCTTAG
- the LOC115982067 gene encoding LOW QUALITY PROTEIN: serine carboxypeptidase-like 45 (The sequence of the model RefSeq protein was modified relative to this genomic sequence to represent the inferred CDS: substituted 1 base at 1 genomic stop codon): MPPSGXHFSCPSLIILSSQTQTLSRCFVVELLTMLSLQWKPIAMTVALLQLYFLKEAESFPSLLDRINQLPGQPPVAFQQYSGYVTVDDKSQRALFYYFAEAEVDPASKPLVLWLNGGPGCSSLGVGAFSENGPFRPSGEVLVKNQYSWNREANMLYLETPIGVGFSYATDTASYEAVNDRITARDNLVFLQRWFEKFPLYRNRSMFITGESYAGHYVPQLAELMIQFNMKEKLFNLKGIALGNPVLEFATDFNSRAEYFWSHGLISDSTYKMFTSVCNYSRYVSEYYRDTISPVCSRVMSQVSRETSRFVDKYDVTLDVCVASIFSQSKVLSPQDVTETVDVCVEDETVNYLNRKDVQMALHARLVGVHQWVVCSSILDYELLDLEIPTISVVGKLIKAGIPVLVYSGDQDSVIPLTGSRTLVHGLAEELGLKTSVPYRVWFEGQQVGGWTQVYGNILSFATVRGASHEAPFSQPGRSLVLFKSFLKGQPLPEAF; this comes from the exons ATGCCCCCAAGTGGGTAACATTTTAGCTGCCCCTCCCTCATTAttctctcatctcaaactcaaactctcTCTAGGTGCTTTGTTGTTGAACTGTTAACCATGCTTTCTCTACAATGGAAACCCATTGCAATGACTGTAGCTTTGCTTCAGCTGTATTTTCTCAAAGAAGCAGAATCATTTCCTTCTCTTCTCGATAGAATTAACCAATTACCTGGTCAGCCTCCAGTTGCTTTCCAGCAATATTCAGGTTATGTGACCGTTGATGACAAAAGCCAGAGAGCTCTGTTTTATTACTTTGCTGAAGCTGAAGTGGATCCAGCTTCCAAGCCTCTTGTTCTCTGGCTAAATGGAG GGCCTGGTTGTTCTTCTTTAGGCGTAGGAGCATTTTCTGAAAATGGGCCATTTAGGCCTAGTGGGGAGGTGCTGGTCAAAAACCAATATAGCTGGAATAGAG AAGCAAATATGTTATATTTGGAGACACCAATTGGAGTTGGATTCTCTTATGCAACAGATACCGCGTCTTATGAGGCTGTAAATGACAGGATCACAG CCAGGGACAATCTGGTGTTCTTGCAAAGATGGTTTGAGAAATTCCCACTATATAGGAACAGAAGTATGTTCATCACAGGAGAGAGCTATGCCG GTCATTATGTTCCCCAACTAGCAGAACTCATGATTCAATTCAACATGAAGGAGAAGTTGTTCAATTTGAAAGGCATTGCT CTAGGTAATCCAGTTCTAGAGTTTGCCACAGACTTTAATTCGAGGGCTGAGTACTTCTGGTCTCATGGACTGATATCAGACTCAACATACAAAATGTTCACATCTGTTTGTAACTATTCGCGATATGTGAGCGAATATTACAGAGATACTATTTCTCCTGTTTGCTCAAGGGTAATGAGCCAAGTGAGTAGAGAAACCAGTAGATTTGTGGACAAATATGATGTTACGCTTGATGTCTGTGTGGCATCTATTTTTTCACAATCCAAAGTCCTAAGTCCCCAG GACGTTACTGAGACAGTAGATGTCTGTGTAGAAGATGAAACAGTCAATTATCTAAACAGGAAAGACGTACAAATGGCTCTTCATGCACGTCTTGTAGGAGTACATCAATGGGTAGTTTGCAGCAG TATTCTTGACTATGAGCTGCTTGACTTGGAGATACCAACAATCTCAGTCGTGGGAAAACTCATTAAGGCAGGAATCCCAGTCTTGGTTTACAG TGGAGATCAAGATTCTGTCATCCCTTTGACTGGAAGTCGAACATTAGTTCACGGACTAGCAGAGGAATTAGGACTGAAAACCAGTGTGCCTTACAGAGTCTGGTTTGAAGGGCAACAG GTTGGTGGATGGACTCAAGTTTATGGAAATATTCTTTCATTTGCCACTGTTAGAGGAGCATCCCATGAAGCTCCATTCTCACAGCCTGGAAGATCACTTGTGCTGTTCAAGTCATTTTTAAAAGGCCAGCCTCTTCCAGAAGCATTCTGA